The window ttattttttttttcatcaagCCCGAACTGAATCTTCTTCATGTCTGACCCGTAAAGTCAGCTAGGCCCAAGAACATATCTTTTCTCTGGCCCAGTCTACTCGGCCCACAAACAAATCCACCTTCATAGCACACTCTTCTCACTAACCCTAAGCTGCACTACAAAAACTAGTCTTTCACATATCAAAGGGCTTTTCAACGGCGACAATTCCCTCTGCCATTTCTGTCTCACTCTTCGCCGGCGACAATGGTAATATTTGATTTTCCATATCTGATGTTGTTTCATTTTCTCGTAAAATACAAATTGTCGAATACATTATGTTAGATGTACAATTCCTGCTTTtgattatgatttttttttctcgaGGATGTCTAGGTTTGAGTGATGTTTAATGTTTTGATATGTTATTTGTTGGATTAACTGAGTTCTGAATGAAAAATGTTGAAGGTGAACGTTCCTAAGACAAAGAAGACTTACTGTAAGTCAAAGGAGTGTAAGAAACACACTTTGCATAAGGTCACCCAATACAAGAAGGGAAAAGATAGCTTAGCTGCTCAAGGAAAGCGTCGTTATGATCGCAAACAGTCTGGATATGGTGGTCAA is drawn from Nicotiana tabacum cultivar K326 chromosome 22, ASM71507v2, whole genome shotgun sequence and contains these coding sequences:
- the LOC107801799 gene encoding large ribosomal subunit protein eL42 gives rise to the protein MVNVPKTKKTYCKSKECKKHTLHKVTQYKKGKDSLAAQGKRRYDRKQSGYGGQTKPVFHKKAKTTKKIVLRLQCQGCKHVSQHPIKRCKHFEIGGDKKGKGTSLF